Within Crassostrea angulata isolate pt1a10 chromosome 2, ASM2561291v2, whole genome shotgun sequence, the genomic segment ttatataacattttttttaaaaaaaacataatttttataagaataggttttatatatagaacataattgctatcatttgttataatgtctaaaaaaaaaataagtgaatggTATTGCATAAACGTGATGAAATAATAATGCCCTTATACGTATTTTctacaaagaatatttttagaaatgataaatacaGACACATATATATCAgacaaaattcttttttgagatataggtatttttcatttcacatcTAGACATCAGTGGAAAAGGTAAGTTTTTAAATCATGATAAATTACTTAATGATGAGAAAAGAGAGGTAACTCTACAAACTATACAAGCACTGCGAAAATTTCCCGTTAATCCATTAAATACATGATGTCCTCAAGTTCTTGTTCAATGTTATCAACTCTCGATTGTAAGTCTGTTAAACGTCTttcaatttcttctttctcttctTTTAACTCTTCTTGTCTATGAATCATCCTCTCCAATATAACACTGTCAATGTCAATTTCCATTTGTTCTGCCGTTtgctcttcttcttcttcttcttctttttcttctgtttCTTGATGctgtgtttctttatttctgAATTGCTGTAGGCCTTCACAAGAAGTACCTACTTCTTTGGTTGATTTTAAGGGGAGATTGGAGTTActgtaattatataaaaaagaggAGGGTCAATGTTACATAAGTTTATATTTTGTGCTTAAAATaagtgaaaattaaacaaagaaaaacattcggtagaaaaaaaattgttttatataaaaagttttttttaaatatttttttctatattaaattatcctttttttcatttgctttaaataaaatgcataCCTGACTGTGAAATGCATGGTATTTTCTGTAAACTGTATGGTAATGCTGTTATTAGCTGTCAagtcatttctaaaaaaaatgaagaaatgaatattaaaaatttaaaaggataaataaagacaaaaataaataaaataaaatctgcatagatgtaaaaaaaaaactacttacATAATAATtacttccattttttttttgaagggtGAATTGAATTGTTCAGATCTGgtcagaaaaaaatgaacttgTCCTATTGGGTTTAAGATTGCAAGgtgattttcttaaaatttaatttgatttttataaaaaagagatGCATTTTCCCTCCAATTTTTTGTACTGTTTAAGTTTTTTCTGATTGGATATTGGTTTGGTTTTGTTATATATTGTGAATGTTGAATTTCCCTCCAAAAACTATTTAACTCCTACTCATTGgatacaaaaaacaaattttttgcaATTAGTACAGCGTAAGATTTTCTGATTGGATATTAGCGCTGTCTtgttatacattgtaaatgttaaatttccctccaaaaactattttactttttctgaTTGGATGCAGAAAATGAGTTCTTTGCAGCTGGTACAGTGTATTGAAACAGGTTAATGATATGTATATTATCCTACGGGTGTAGATAAAATTGATACCGTAACCCTTTCAAAGTTTGATAAGATTGTACTTATAATGATGTGTAACGTGAcgagaaaatttttttttgttaagatgACATcgatttcaaaaattgaaagagAAGCgcatagttttcaaaaattgaatacaATACTTGATACATTGGTAATGGGTTTTGTAAcattagtttaaatttttttgcgtatatttaagaaaatgctGAATAAgtgaaatactttttaaataggATGACATTATTGAATGAGAAGTGCAAATCacccctcacccccccccccctttttttttgcaattaattGTAAGAATGAATCAACCCATGGATGTGATATGTTTTGACCCTGGTAAAAGGACACAAAGCTGCtgactttgtattttttcaCTTCTTTTGGAAAGGTTTGACCTAATAAAAGTAAttgcatttacaataaaaccAGCTCGATTAGAAACTTTTTTGACCTAATGGGTCAAGATAATTTCtacttttattcaatatttttgtattagtGATTTCGGTTGACAAATAATTGTGCtagttcaatttattttaacacaGATTTACTACACTTCACTTAATACAATGAACTGTTGCTAAAAAAAGGGCACATTTTATGTCATCATGTATAGGTCAGCTCTCTTCAAGTTTTGAAACTTTGGGGGTTCTTCAATTATAGGATCAATTGCTACACCCGATTCTCCATTATCGTTTTTGACCCTCTAATGTTATGAGGGTCACAATTAAACTATATAAGTAAAGGTAAAAAATTTATCAGTACCGCACTTTGACTTCATTTCACACCGAGTATCTTTTATTACGTGTTGAattgtaaaaatgcaatttgcTGTTTTTCTCCTGTTCGGAATTGTTGGACTGTCGGTCCAACAATGTAATAATGTGAACCGTTGTTGTCGGGAAACCGCTCGCGGGTTTGATTGCGCCTTGAAGAGGGATCCATGTTCCTGTATTTCTCTGTGCGGGGTGGCAGACAACAAGATTGTGGACATTGGCCGCGCTACCCACAGAATATTTGCTTCAGAGAAAATAATTGTCCATCAGCAGAGCTCCACAGCCTTTACAAGGATGCCATGTCAAGGtatgtttttgacaatatttattcaaagatatcatattttttatgtaaaaaaaatagttacaaaaaaaaaggggggggggggggggtgaggatTATGAATTTGTAACTGTTTACAAAAAGACTCaaataaaaatctgaaataaaagaaatgttaaaattaagtataaaataaaaaaaacctatgcttttttataagtaaaaaaaaataattatgggGTGAGAAGACTATTTCGGAAAAATGTCGGGTTTTACGTCATCCCTCTTCAACTATTGAACTTTATTGAGCGCGCATTCTTCGAAGCAAAATGGTAGGTAGATGACATGTGGATTGTCATCCCGACACttagaattttatattttaatatgggGGGCTTGATGGAATGAAAATACTTGTTAGATTGTGAAAGGTGTTTAATGTACTTAACTCACGACCCATTTATTTTCCCATTAAAAGATCGGATTGCAGACGACGGTTACCTGTCAAATTGTCATACCCCGCGATTTAATTTACGGAACACGAGgtcacattttttttagttGATGCATTGCATCATTGAAGGGTGGGGAAAAGGAATAAACTGAAGAAAGTTAACAGATAAAGAAGAGAATACCTTGTgttttgtcataaaaaataCCTACATATTTTTTCTCAACTCGATTTACCATTCGAATTTCATCATCGATTTTTTTGGTAACATGATTACGCACGTGGGGGCCAAATTTCGATAAAAAACATTCACACCATGATTTTCACACACTATGTCagaatatttagattttttatgattaaaaaacaatttcacttaaaagagcaaaaatattaaagcaatgaatatttaatatgtatatatttttttttgttttgaagaaCCGTCCAATAGCCATCGTGCGACCCATGAGGCGGCAGCCAGTGAGACCAGCGCCACCGGAGGGGATGATCGTAGTTCATCTCCCTCCGAGGACCCCGTCCCCTCCGGTGAGCCTGTCTCCACCGCCCTCCCCATTCAGAATGCCAGTGAGCCCTCAGAGAGGAGCGAGGCCCCAGCCACCAGCGAGGCCTCAGCGACGAGCGTGGCGGCCACCGGGGGCCGCCACTTCCACACCGGCCTCCAGAGGACCCCCACACCCAGTAGTGGTACgcccaccaccaccaccccaGGGAGTTCCAGCCCACAGGAGGAGGCCGGTGTGGAGACCACCGGGGGCCGCCACCGCTACCCAGGCCGGGAGGAGGAGGCCACGACACCAGTAGAGGAGGGGGCGAGGTCTACAGGTAGAATAGGTAATTCTACCCACCCCTCCTCTACTGGTTCAACACCACCTGATGTTTCGCCTAGTTCTACCACACTCATATTAGGTAATTTGCAATCAAATACTTATCATATGAATTTCAATTacctttactttttatttttacttgtgTTGTTTCTTCCAATAAGTATTTATagatttatcatttattctCAAAAAAGCAGTTTGATACTAGACAAAAAGCCATAAATATGGCTGGTGTTTATAAAGAAACCTGTATTTTAAACTCTTATGAATCAAACAATATTGACATGGATGAATATTTTTCTGATTCATCTTTTAGTAATGATTATGCATCTATTGCATCTATTGTATCAGTATcagaaaatgaattatatttggAACCAATTACCAAGACTATAATAaccaaactttaattttttttcagtcacaTCCATTTCCATTTCCATCTGCCTTATCATCACCATCATATTTATTGTCATTAGAAGAAAACGCCACACTACCATCCATAGATTACCTTCACCAATACCATTTACCCAGGAATCCCCTATCTATACTCCACCTTCACCACCTTTAAGTATTGACATGTCAACGCCATTACATACACCCTCATTGTTTTCAACCAGTACATCAAGTTCAGAGATATCATTGTTTGATGTTTCAACGGTTCCTGCAGCAGCTTCTTCTAAACCATATTATGAAGAACACTGTGAAATGTCAACATTTGGTAATATAAATAGAAGGGTAACGAGATCAATggtacaaaagaaaaaagattaaatcattttttataactcAGTTTTTTTGGGGAAGGGGgtgatttttggaaacttttttaatagacttattttttttctggggATGGTGGGGGTATTTTTTAGGAAATTTTGTTTACagactcaaattttttttattttggaaattttggggtaattttttatctaaaagtaAAGATAAGCTACTGCAGGAACTGTCGAAACATCAAAATACagaatgttaacatttattctatgaagtatttaaaaagatttgatAGTTTTGCTacattatttgaattattttgttaacttaACAATAAGTAtacattgaattattttttttgtaagctTTACAATAAGTATATATGTATGGCTGAGTTTAACAATAAGTatacatttgaattattttgtaaacttaACAATGAGTAGATTTGTATGGTTGTGTTATGTAATTACACGCCACTTTTTGttttactaaaatttaaaaaaggtatataattatacatggtgatgtatttttttaaaataaaattaaggaTGTGACTAATTTGTAAAAACTAGGCGAAACATCAGGTGTCATTatgttaaattgatttttttatgtttttttaattttgttttacaaatttttacatGTGCACATTGATGtgccaaattgttttttttaatttttactttaaaaatatgatattatactACAGTAGGTGCCATTTCTTAATTCtagtctttttttttaccaaaacttataaaactatttttcaaaatatttggtgtaattttatattatgtaaTTAATTTCTTAAGATACCATTTTACTGTTATTGTAGTATAATATCAGgtgtatattttatattgtagTTATACGATGCATGGTCATCCATTTAAtaaatttcgtaaaaaaaactatctttttttctgttgttctATGGAGAAGGGAAAGATAATTTGAAAAACCAGGCAgtagagttatcgttctttttGCAGTGattaaaaaaggggggggggaaacAACAGACAATGATgactttaagaaaaaagaaataaatatttgaaaagcaaaaaaaaaaaagaatcagaatatgttcatcttttttttatatagatgtCAGATTTCCTATGCAAGTACTGCGGCTTGATATTTAAGAATCACCTTGAAGGTCAAATGCATGAAGATGGACATAACCGCCCAATGCTATcgaataatgatgatgatgacccAGTAATGATATATAATTGTTACCAGTAACTAATCTTAATTACATAATCATACATTTTTACTCAGTTTTAGaatattaatagtaaaaatCAACGATTTCATCTTACTATGAATTACGGAAATATCACATCCTTAAacgttttcaattttaatattataattgaattattgtttcCGGATTAATCAAGAAAGTAGAAGTAAGTagtaaattcataaaaaaaagacCATTACACTATTGAGATTAAATTGCATATTCATTTTATGAGTAcacatgaatatttttaaactagATGAACATCTTCTTCTTATGCGGATACTGCGGATTATTGTTTGACGATGACAACGAAGGTCAAAGACACGAGAGTGAACACGATCTTCATCATGACGGTGAAAAGGGGGCAACATTCCATTCAAAaacagttattattttttacttgcttttttttattgataaccTGCAACACTGAAGAAAAATGGAATATTATTACATTGCATATTTCAAAGCAAATACACTCACCCTTGTTTATAAATGAGTCACACTATAAAAAGAATTGCAGGTGGGTTTATCAAGTAATTGGGCACAAATTAGCCATGCATTGAAGAGATTTCAGTGCATGTTTTTTTCTCTTATAGTTAACAAGGTACACATTCCATGCAATATACCTCAAAATGTGTAGTAcaatgacttttaaaaaataattgatacaaccACTTTTTTTTGTTGACCAAGTTTTATATGTTTGAAgatagaacattttttaaatccaaAATTCCTGTAGGTGTTGGCACGATAAAAGATTCCCTCATtgacaaaatattcattacaaAGGCACTGGTCTAAATTCCAGACTGTAaacttaaaacaaatcaaaaacagtaatataatgaatttatttttctgaacTTCTACATTTTTGcatgaaaataagaaattttgTTAAGCCTCTACTGTTTAAGTTTGTGTGATACATGGTGAACTCACCCTATATTCTTTGTAATACAGATTAATACATTACGCATTAAGGCAAGaacaatttcacaaaaaaaaccattttattataaaaattttaaaccgtGTTTTGTAGGATCAAGAACATCATTGCCACCACTGTGATAAAGTAATGAGCAATGAACAGGACCTGATGTTTCACGAATTAGCTCATGATTTGGATCAAATGGAATACAGCGGTGAAGGTCCATGGTCCCCATTGATTCCCAATTCAACATGTGAACCTATGGAAGAGGACCATGTTGCAGATCAAGAAATGGCTCCTGAATCCATGGAATCCGATGAAGCATCAACCTCTACTAGAACCAACTCATCTCAAATTGGTTTTGGCggtgtgaaaaaaataccatataCCATTCAAAAAGTAGGAGAACGAactataatgaaaaataatgctaTCGATGTAAACTACAATATTCGGTTTAATGCAGAAAACCCTGAACAAGGAATGAGGCTGACTGATCTGCTTCGTGAATTAGAAGATATGTTTGACAACATTCTCAATGAAACAGCTCGAGGACTTGACCCTTTTTTGGATCTTGGACGAGTCATCATTCATCACATGGGATTGAACAATCCTGTGTATGTACCACTAAGGCCCTTGAAAGATCTTACTGGAAAAAGTGTGATGGAGAACTTACAAAATGTCTTAAACAGCCATGAAAATCTTTCTCTagataaaagtttttatttaaatgtggGGTTTATTAAAGTTCCAAAGGGCGGTATAGCAggcaaaaatattaacaaagtTGGTGGCGACAATGATTCTCTCAGAATCAAAAGATCAtgtatcaaaattcaaaacacagATGAATTATGCCTTGCTCGAAGCATTTGCATGGGGTTTCTCAAATTACATCAAATTCCAACATCTGAATGGCAGAAATTAGCACACCAAAGTGACAAAGGAACAATAGAAGAAAAAGTAATGGAATTGCGGAAATGTCCTATTTGGTTCTACAAAGAATTAATGAAGcacaacaaaacaaataatgaaCGTCAAAAAAAATTAGCCATTTTGT encodes:
- the LOC128174721 gene encoding uncharacterized protein LOC128174721, whose protein sequence is MNIFFLCGYCGLLFDDDNEGQRHESEHDLHHDGEKGATFHSKTDQEHHCHHCDKVMSNEQDLMFHELAHDLDQMEYSGEGPWSPLIPNSTCEPMEEDHVADQEMAPESMESDEASTSTRTNSSQIGFGGVKKIPYTIQKVGERTIMKNNAIDVNYNIRFNAENPEQGMRLTDLLRELEDMFDNILNETARGLDPFLDLGRVIIHHMGLNNPVYVPLRPLKDLTGKSVMENLQNVLNSHENLSLDKSFYLNVGFIKVPKGGIAGKNINKLSVPLLVTNSYELFQKM
- the LOC128174720 gene encoding uncharacterized protein LOC128174720; amino-acid sequence: MQFAVFLLFGIVGLSVQQCNNVNRCCRETARGFDCALKRDPCSCISLCGVADNKIVDIGRATHRIFASEKIIVHQQSSTAFTRMPCQEPSNSHRATHEAAASETSATGGDDRSSSPSEDPVPSGEPVSTALPIQNASEPSERSEAPATSEASATSVAATGGRHFHTGLQRTPTPSSGTPTTTTPGSSSPQEEAGVETTGGRHRYPGREEEATTPVEEGARSTGRIGNSTHPSSTGSTPPDVSPSSTTLILVTSISISICLIITIIFIVIRRKRHTTIHRLPSPIPFTQESPIYTPPSPPLSIDMSTPLHTPSLFSTSTSSSEISLFDVSTVPAAASSKPYYEEHCEMSTFGNINRRVTRSMVQKKKD
- the LOC128172792 gene encoding uncharacterized protein LOC128172792; protein product: MHFTVSNSNLPLKSTKEVGTSCEGLQQFRNKETQHQETEEKEEEEEEEQTAEQMEIDIDSVILERMIHRQEELKEEKEEIERRLTDLQSRVDNIEQELEDIMYLMD